One segment of Triticum aestivum cultivar Chinese Spring chromosome 2A, IWGSC CS RefSeq v2.1, whole genome shotgun sequence DNA contains the following:
- the LOC780668 gene encoding serine/arginine-rich-splicing factor SR34 isoform X2, with protein sequence MSRRWSRTIYVGNLPGDIREREVEDLFYKYGRIVEIDLKVPPRPPGFAFVEFEDPRDAEDAIHGRDGYNFDGNRLRVELAHGGRANSSSLPNSYGGGGRRGGVSRHTEYRVLVTGLPSSASWQDLKDHMRKAGDVCFSEVYREGGGTIGIVDYTNYDDMKYAIRKLDDTEFKNAFSRAPIRVKEYAGKSSRSYSRSRSRSRSGSYSRSPSPKKKPSRRSASRSRSRSVSSHSRSPSKERSPSR encoded by the exons ATGAGTAGGCGCTGGAGCCGGACCATTTACGTTGGGAACCTCCCAGGGGATAtcagggagcgggaggtggaggATCTCTTCTACAAG TATGGACGGATAGTTGAAATTGACTTGAAGGTCCCCCCAAGGCCTCCTGGCTTTGCTTTTGTTGAG TTTGAAGATCCCCGTGATGCTGAAGATGCGATTCATGGCCGAGATGGCTACAACTTTGATGGGAATCGGCTTAGG GTTGAACTTGCACATGGCGGGAGGGCCAACTCTTCATCCCTTCCGAACAGCTATGGTGGTGGGGGACGCCGTGGTGGTGTCTCTAGGCATACGGAGTATCGTG TTCTGGTTACTGGACTACCTTCTTCTGCATCATGGCAAGATCTAAAG GACCATATGAGAAAGGCTGGTGATGTTTGTTTCTCTGAGGTGTACCGTGAGGGTGGTG GTACTATTGGAATTGTTGATTATACAAACTATGATGATATGAAGTATGCT ATAAGGAAGCTTGATGATACTGAATTTAAAAATGCCTTCTCTCGAGCGCCTATAAGG GTGAAGGAGTATGCTGGAAAAAGCAGCCGCTCCTATTCACGCAGCCGTAGCAGAAGCCGAAGTGGCAGCTACAGCAGGAGTCCAAG TCCAAAGAAAAAACCATCACGCCGTTCAGCGTCAAGATCTCGGTCGAGATCAGTTTCTTCCCATTCAAGGTCACCGTCAAAGGAACGCTCTCCATCAAG ATGA